One segment of Alnus glutinosa chromosome 2, dhAlnGlut1.1, whole genome shotgun sequence DNA contains the following:
- the LOC133859711 gene encoding small ribosomal subunit protein uS4y translates to MVHVCFYRNYGKTFKKPRRPYEKERLDHELKLVGEYGLRCKRELWRVQYALSRIRNAARELLTLDEKNPRRIFEGEALLRRMNRYGLLDESQNKLDYVLALTVENFLERRLQTLVFKSGMAKSIHHARVLIRQRHIRVGRQVVNIPSFMVRVDSQKHIDFSLTSPFGGGRPGRVKRKNQKAAAKKAGGGDGDEEDEE, encoded by the exons ATGGGAAGACCTTCAAGAAGCCTCGTCGTCCATATGAGAAGGAGCGATTGGACCACGAGCTGAAGCTTGTGGGAGAGTATGGGCTCCGATGTAAGAGGGAGTTGTGGAGGGTTCAATATGCTTTGAGCCGCATCCGTAATGCTGCCAGGGAACTTCTCACTTTGGATGAGAAGAATCCTCGCAGGATCTTTGAGGGTGAAGCCCTTCTGAGAAGAATGAATAGGTATGGACTTTTGGATGAGAGCCAAAACAAGCTTGATTATGTCCTGGCTCTGACTGTGGAGAACTTCCTTGAGCGCCGGCTGCAAACCCTTGTGTTCAAGTCGGGTATGGCCAAGTCTATTCATCATGCTCGTGTGCTTATTAGACAGAGGCATATCAG GGTTGGGAGGCAGGTGGTTAACATACCATCTTTCATGGTGAGAGTTGATTCCCAGAAGCATATTGATTTCTCTCTCACTAGTCCCTTCGGAGGTGGACGCCCTGGTAGAGTGAAGCGAAAGAACCAGAAGGCAGCTGCCAAGAAGGCTGGTGGTGGGGATGGAGATGAGGAGGATGAAGAATGA
- the LOC133861502 gene encoding uncharacterized protein LOC133861502, translating into MTVKPVNVSQERVSVSVSELQKPKELSSLGLGVQSGHLAGKVSKDERKLEETEESPKSVGKWGKYVHSQILRIREEDLHLGEDFSLGVKENGHLSVLHHHHHHDHVDAQMDVVILSKPILPNSPLSRKTTTVRALH; encoded by the coding sequence ATGACGGTGAAGCCCGTGAACGTGTCGCAAGAACGAGTCTCTGTCTCTGTTTCTGAGCTTCAGAAACCCAAGGAGCTCTCGTCGCTGGGGCTGGGCGTGCAGTCCGGTCATCTCGCCGGAAAGGTCTCGAAGGATGAACGGAAGTTGGAGGAGACGGAAGAGTCGCCGAAGTCGGTGGGTAAATGGGGAAAGTACGTGCACAGCCAGATCCTGAGGATCAGGGAGGAGGACTTGCACCTCGGCGAGGATTTCAGTCTCGGCGTCAAAGAGAACGGCCATCTTTCtgttcttcatcatcatcatcatcacgaTCACGTGGATGCGCAGATGGACGTTGTGATACTCTCGAAGCCGATCTTGCCGAACTCGCCTCTCAGCAGGAAGACCACCACCGTCAGGGCTTTACATTGA